Proteins encoded by one window of Candidatus Sumerlaea chitinivorans:
- a CDS encoding Phosphoglycerate mutase family produces MKNEFRKCTLYVVRHGQTQWNVQKRWQGWLDSPLTEEGKAQARDAQAALSGIELAAAYASDVGRAIHTAEILLEGCRVPLRLDRRLRERNYGAYEGRTAEELDRLYPNTRYKDVGGSREAWRPPLGEPLSEVRTRVEAALREIVNRHLGENVLVVTHGGVMQVIESICARKSLDELETTVPPNAAIFWIEAWPPDNFLLRDKAFSVVASAKVES; encoded by the coding sequence ATGAAGAACGAGTTCCGAAAGTGCACACTCTATGTTGTCCGCCACGGACAAACCCAATGGAATGTCCAGAAACGTTGGCAAGGGTGGCTCGACAGTCCTTTGACTGAAGAGGGGAAAGCGCAAGCACGCGACGCGCAAGCCGCCTTGTCGGGGATTGAACTTGCTGCGGCCTATGCCAGCGACGTTGGGCGGGCCATTCACACAGCGGAAATCCTGCTGGAAGGTTGCCGTGTCCCTTTGCGTCTCGATCGACGGCTCCGCGAACGGAACTATGGCGCTTATGAAGGTCGCACCGCAGAGGAGCTTGATCGGCTTTATCCGAACACCCGCTACAAGGACGTGGGCGGCTCGCGGGAAGCGTGGCGGCCCCCTCTGGGAGAGCCATTAAGCGAAGTTCGTACGCGTGTCGAAGCGGCGCTCCGGGAAATTGTGAATCGCCATCTGGGAGAGAACGTTCTCGTTGTGACTCACGGCGGCGTCATGCAGGTCATCGAAAGCATCTGTGCAAGGAAAAGCCTTGATGAGCTGGAGACAACCGTTCCGCCCAATGCTGCCATTTTTTGGATTGAGGCATGGCCTCCCGACAATTTTCTCCTGCGCGATAAGGCCTTTTCGGTTGTGGCCAGCGCAAAGGTCGAGAGCTGA
- a CDS encoding Phenylalanyl-tRNA synthetase alpha chain — MAMEEIQQQVAAAKEAALTAIENASNVTQLEQLKPDVLGKKSPLRQLMRLLKDLSAEERPAAGALINEAVAEVEQRFESRLTLLRDQELERRLALEKVDVTLPPPHRCAGSLHPLTLTLNEIVRIFVSMGYEVATGPDIETEYHNFDALNILPDHPARDMHDTFFLAPGVILRTHTSPVQIRYMKSHRPPIAIIAPGRVYRVDDVDATHSPVFHQVEGLLVDKHVSFAHLKGTLTEFLHAMFGRDLATRFRPSYFPFTEPSAEVDVQCFICRGKSSECRICKGTGWIEVLGSGMVHPNVLENVGLNPREVSGFAFGLGVERFAMLRYGIPNIRCFYENDIRFLSQFRARV, encoded by the coding sequence ATGGCGATGGAAGAGATTCAACAGCAAGTTGCAGCGGCGAAAGAGGCCGCGCTCACCGCAATTGAGAATGCTTCGAATGTAACGCAGCTGGAACAACTCAAGCCAGATGTGCTTGGCAAGAAAAGCCCTTTGCGCCAGCTCATGCGGTTACTCAAAGATCTTAGCGCGGAGGAACGTCCGGCGGCTGGCGCACTCATCAACGAAGCAGTTGCCGAAGTGGAACAACGCTTCGAAAGTCGGCTGACGCTTCTTCGTGATCAAGAGCTCGAGCGACGCCTTGCCTTAGAGAAAGTGGATGTGACACTTCCTCCTCCGCATCGCTGTGCTGGTTCCCTTCACCCTTTGACGCTTACTCTCAATGAGATTGTGCGGATTTTTGTTTCGATGGGCTACGAGGTTGCTACCGGTCCGGATATCGAAACCGAATATCACAACTTTGACGCTTTGAATATTTTGCCCGACCATCCAGCGCGCGACATGCATGATACCTTCTTTCTGGCGCCGGGTGTCATCCTGCGTACCCACACATCGCCTGTTCAGATCCGCTACATGAAATCGCATCGTCCCCCGATCGCGATTATTGCGCCGGGGCGCGTCTACCGCGTGGATGACGTGGACGCGACGCATTCACCGGTGTTCCATCAAGTAGAGGGACTCTTAGTGGATAAGCATGTTTCCTTTGCCCATCTCAAAGGGACCCTCACCGAATTCCTCCATGCAATGTTTGGCCGAGATCTCGCTACCCGCTTCCGACCGAGTTACTTCCCTTTCACGGAGCCGAGTGCGGAAGTAGACGTCCAATGCTTCATTTGCCGCGGGAAATCGTCTGAATGTCGGATTTGCAAAGGCACTGGGTGGATTGAAGTGCTTGGCTCCGGCATGGTTCATCCGAATGTCCTCGAGAACGTCGGATTGAATCCGCGCGAAGTCAGCGGTTTTGCGTTCGGCTTAGGAGTTGAGCGTTTTGCAATGCTCCGCTATGGGATACCGAATATCCGATGTTTCTACGAGAATGACATTCGCTTCTTGAGTCAATTCCGAGCTCGGGTATAG
- a CDS encoding Acetyl-coenzyme A carboxyl transferase beta chain translates to MAWFKKEKYTTLKPPVMKDRIPEGLWTKCEQCFTMVLTSEFEQNLKVCHKCGHHHRLSARERIAMLADEGTFQELFKNVQPTDPLGFVDSKPYPDRIKSAQKSSGFDEAVVVGTCRLDGHEIALGVMVFEFIGGSMGSVVGERITRLIEYAIEHTLPVVIVSASGGARMQEGILSLMQMAKTSAALARLAEKKIPYISVLTDPSTAGVMASYASLGDVIIAEPNALIGFAGPRVIQQTINQILPKGFQRSEFVLEHGFLDAVVERKDLKATLSLLLYYFTGKQAEKFAAPLPASQNATAGAAPVA, encoded by the coding sequence ATGGCGTGGTTCAAAAAAGAAAAGTACACAACCCTCAAACCCCCGGTGATGAAGGACCGGATTCCTGAGGGGCTCTGGACGAAGTGTGAGCAGTGCTTCACGATGGTGCTCACCAGCGAATTCGAGCAGAACCTGAAAGTGTGTCACAAGTGTGGGCATCATCACAGGCTGAGCGCGCGAGAACGAATCGCGATGCTTGCCGATGAAGGTACCTTTCAAGAACTTTTTAAAAACGTTCAGCCCACCGATCCACTTGGTTTCGTCGACTCGAAGCCGTATCCCGATAGAATCAAGTCTGCCCAAAAATCCAGTGGGTTCGACGAAGCGGTGGTCGTAGGAACCTGCCGATTGGACGGGCACGAAATCGCGCTTGGTGTGATGGTATTCGAATTCATTGGCGGCTCGATGGGAAGCGTGGTTGGCGAGCGCATTACCCGGCTCATTGAGTATGCCATCGAGCACACACTGCCGGTGGTGATCGTGAGTGCGTCGGGCGGCGCGCGCATGCAGGAGGGAATTCTTTCACTCATGCAAATGGCAAAGACGAGCGCAGCTCTCGCGCGGTTGGCGGAGAAGAAAATCCCTTACATCAGCGTCCTCACGGACCCCAGCACGGCAGGTGTCATGGCAAGCTACGCAAGTTTGGGCGACGTGATTATCGCCGAGCCCAATGCCCTGATTGGATTCGCAGGACCTCGTGTCATTCAGCAAACCATTAACCAAATCCTGCCAAAGGGGTTCCAACGGAGCGAGTTTGTACTCGAACACGGGTTCCTTGATGCGGTGGTGGAGCGAAAAGACCTCAAAGCCACACTGTCGCTCCTCTTGTACTACTTCACGGGTAAACAGGCGGAGAAATTTGCCGCACCACTTCCCGCGTCACAAAATGCCACAGCGGGTGCAGCTCCGGTTGCCTGA
- a CDS encoding Deoxyuridine 5'-triphosphate nucleotidohydrolase: protein MSEQPCELVVKVFVEPEAEGLPLPSYMTAGAAAADLRAAVTEPVTIQPGEWARISTGLRLEIPPGFEGQVRPRSGLAAQYGVTLLNSPGTIDSDYRGIVQVILVNLGQAPFTVQRGDRIAQLVIAPVHAARFVRVDQVNPTTRNDGGFGHTGFQ, encoded by the coding sequence ATGAGCGAACAGCCGTGTGAACTCGTGGTGAAGGTATTTGTTGAACCGGAAGCAGAGGGGCTTCCCCTGCCGTCGTATATGACGGCAGGCGCCGCCGCAGCCGACTTGCGTGCAGCTGTTACTGAGCCCGTTACCATTCAGCCGGGCGAATGGGCACGAATTTCGACTGGGCTCCGCTTGGAAATCCCACCCGGATTTGAAGGGCAAGTACGCCCCCGCAGCGGATTGGCTGCCCAGTATGGCGTAACACTCCTCAACTCACCGGGTACGATTGACTCGGATTATCGCGGAATTGTGCAGGTTATCCTCGTAAATTTAGGGCAGGCGCCTTTTACCGTCCAGCGTGGAGATCGGATTGCGCAGTTAGTAATTGCACCTGTGCACGCCGCTCGCTTTGTCCGTGTTGATCAGGTCAATCCCACCACTCGCAATGATGGCGGATTTGGGCATACCGGCTTCCAGTGA
- a CDS encoding N-acetylglucosamine related transporter, NagX, with amino-acid sequence MSSDAAVQPSAPKKMERLVSLDVFRGLTIAGMILVNNPGSWKAGHIYPPLEHAPWDGWTPTDWVFPFFLFMVGVAMTFSFDRRLASGANRALLMAHVFCRSAVLILLGLVLTGFPNFRLITPYILAIIGLEILLEKPSRKVGEPLGPARWVAWISLVAAVIWFIVDFRYFNGPTSRGSWKDFFPLANDPNGSVIRVPGVLQRIGVCYLFTALILLFTRDARGRLAWVFVLLAAYWLVMVFVQPPAGYQFGGGVVPLEKITIGATPNAPFPGLLNDWLDVKLLGAHLYKERPDPEGILSTIPAIATTLLGVLAGMLLKSDRSKYEKCTEMLVWGVACLALGSILDIFFPINKKIWSPSYVVFMNGWALLILGLCYYVVDIHGWKSWATPFLVLGTNAITAFFASSLMARIVTLFKVHDGNELITLKEFLFRGLLAQFDSPRNASLAYALCYVVLWILLLAPLYRRKIFIRV; translated from the coding sequence ATGAGTTCCGATGCAGCGGTGCAGCCATCTGCACCAAAAAAAATGGAGCGATTAGTATCGCTCGATGTGTTCCGTGGACTAACGATTGCTGGCATGATCCTTGTGAACAACCCGGGATCGTGGAAGGCGGGGCACATCTACCCACCTTTAGAACATGCACCTTGGGACGGCTGGACACCGACCGACTGGGTTTTCCCGTTCTTCTTATTCATGGTAGGCGTGGCCATGACGTTCTCTTTTGATCGGCGTCTTGCCAGTGGCGCGAATCGTGCTTTGCTAATGGCCCACGTTTTTTGCCGGTCGGCTGTTCTCATTTTGCTGGGGCTCGTCCTAACAGGTTTCCCCAATTTCCGTCTGATCACTCCGTACATCTTGGCTATTATCGGTTTAGAGATTTTGCTGGAGAAACCTTCCCGAAAAGTCGGCGAGCCACTTGGCCCAGCACGCTGGGTGGCGTGGATTTCGCTGGTCGCTGCCGTGATATGGTTCATCGTCGATTTTCGCTATTTCAATGGGCCGACATCGCGAGGTTCGTGGAAAGACTTTTTTCCGCTCGCGAATGACCCAAATGGGTCCGTCATTCGAGTACCCGGTGTACTTCAGCGGATTGGCGTGTGCTACCTGTTCACCGCTCTCATCCTACTTTTCACCCGAGACGCGCGTGGCCGCTTGGCATGGGTGTTCGTATTACTGGCAGCGTACTGGCTTGTGATGGTTTTTGTGCAGCCTCCTGCCGGATACCAATTCGGCGGCGGGGTTGTCCCACTCGAGAAAATAACCATTGGGGCCACACCAAATGCGCCATTCCCGGGGCTACTGAACGATTGGCTGGATGTCAAATTGCTGGGCGCCCACCTATATAAGGAGCGCCCCGACCCCGAGGGGATTCTCAGCACAATTCCTGCCATCGCCACTACCCTGCTGGGGGTTTTGGCCGGCATGCTTCTGAAATCAGACAGATCGAAGTATGAGAAATGCACGGAAATGCTGGTATGGGGGGTGGCGTGTTTAGCGCTCGGTAGCATTCTTGATATTTTCTTCCCCATCAACAAGAAGATCTGGTCACCGTCGTACGTGGTGTTTATGAACGGCTGGGCCCTGCTTATCTTGGGCCTTTGCTACTATGTGGTGGATATTCATGGCTGGAAAAGTTGGGCGACGCCGTTTTTGGTTCTCGGGACAAATGCCATTACCGCGTTTTTCGCTTCAAGCCTGATGGCACGTATCGTCACACTTTTCAAAGTGCACGATGGCAATGAGCTGATAACTCTAAAGGAATTTCTCTTCCGCGGACTTTTGGCCCAATTTGATTCGCCGCGGAATGCCTCTCTTGCCTACGCCCTGTGCTATGTCGTGCTGTGGATTCTGCTGCTTGCGCCGCTCTACCGTCGCAAGATCTTCATCCGTGTTTAG
- a CDS encoding Phenylalanyl-tRNA synthetase beta chain: MIVSYRWLTSVLGQELPIHQLIDRLTMSGLEIEALHDLGVVSGKILVARILEIAPHPNADQLVLCRVDAGRTEPLRIVCGAKNMKEGDLVPLAVEGAELPCGVTIKRSKIRGETSEGMMCSARELGWSEDASGLLILPPDWVYQVGQPFDALLDIKVTPNRADCLSVLGVARDLAAALSLPAPRLSPRSLKEGTQPASDFASVRIDAPDGCPRYTGRVIRGVTIGPSPLWLARAVESAGMRSINNVVDVTNYILAELGHPLHAFDLDLVREGKIIVRYAHEGESVRTLDGQEHSLLPSDLLIADPEKPIALAGIMGCGNTEIHQGTRNVFLECAYFHPPVIRRTSKRLVKVTESSYRFERGTDWSALDAIVDRAAALIAEVAGGEICVGRFDVGPGVQPPQPIELSLPRCTAHSGLSLTMEQAAKPLQDLGFTVEIVDAQTLRAVPPAIRHDVQREADLVEEIVRIVGYDNVPTVLPYVPSVASKPAPEDQLAAILRDVCVEHGLAEVMNYSFLSAEAIRRAGFDPDVAVPLCNPLSAEYALLRPSLVPGLLETVLFNQNHQAPDVHLFEIGKVFHRDATSETGFTEHWQFAAVLSGSKMARSWRSGPRPADFFDGKSLAVAILSRLCVDDVEAQPLTDSPYLHAGKSAVLSRNGTPLLIVGQLHPRIRVAWELKREPIFVIADFEPLLTFLENVPKFRDIPAFPLVARDLALVADRDVPASAIEETIRKRAKSLLASCLLFDVYEGERIPAGKRSLAYQLRFSAPDRTLTDEEVNQLVQKIVSDLKAKLGVELRT, from the coding sequence ATGATCGTTAGTTATCGCTGGTTGACCTCTGTGTTGGGGCAGGAATTGCCCATTCACCAACTCATTGATCGGCTTACAATGAGTGGCCTCGAGATCGAGGCTCTCCACGACTTAGGCGTGGTTTCCGGCAAAATCCTTGTGGCGCGTATCCTGGAGATTGCTCCTCACCCCAACGCGGATCAGCTTGTGCTTTGCCGCGTTGATGCAGGCCGTACTGAGCCACTGCGCATTGTCTGTGGGGCGAAAAACATGAAGGAGGGCGATCTCGTTCCGCTTGCAGTGGAAGGCGCCGAATTACCATGTGGCGTGACAATCAAACGGTCGAAGATTCGTGGCGAAACGTCCGAGGGTATGATGTGCAGCGCCCGTGAGCTTGGATGGAGCGAAGACGCCTCGGGCCTTCTCATTCTTCCCCCCGACTGGGTGTACCAAGTTGGACAGCCATTTGATGCACTCCTTGATATCAAGGTGACCCCAAACCGTGCGGATTGCCTAAGCGTATTGGGGGTTGCACGCGACTTAGCCGCGGCGCTTTCGCTGCCGGCGCCACGTCTCTCGCCGAGGTCGCTGAAAGAAGGAACGCAACCTGCGTCGGACTTTGCCAGCGTGCGCATTGACGCGCCCGATGGTTGCCCACGCTATACGGGGCGGGTGATTCGCGGTGTTACGATTGGACCAAGCCCGCTTTGGCTCGCTCGCGCTGTGGAGTCCGCCGGCATGCGCTCTATCAACAACGTGGTGGATGTCACGAATTACATTCTCGCCGAGTTAGGGCACCCCCTTCACGCGTTCGATCTCGACCTTGTTCGTGAGGGGAAGATCATTGTCCGCTATGCCCACGAAGGCGAAAGCGTCCGCACGCTTGATGGACAGGAACATTCCCTTCTGCCCAGCGACTTGCTCATTGCTGACCCGGAAAAGCCAATCGCGCTTGCCGGAATCATGGGGTGTGGAAACACCGAAATCCACCAGGGCACGCGCAACGTCTTCCTTGAGTGCGCTTATTTCCATCCACCCGTCATTCGCCGCACTTCGAAGCGATTGGTGAAAGTCACCGAGTCGAGTTACCGATTTGAACGTGGCACCGACTGGTCGGCGCTCGACGCGATCGTGGATCGCGCCGCAGCCCTCATTGCCGAGGTCGCAGGGGGAGAAATCTGCGTGGGACGCTTTGACGTTGGGCCGGGTGTCCAACCGCCTCAGCCAATTGAGTTGTCGCTCCCACGTTGCACTGCCCACTCGGGATTATCTCTCACCATGGAGCAGGCTGCAAAGCCGCTTCAAGATCTTGGATTCACCGTAGAGATTGTGGACGCGCAAACTCTACGCGCGGTGCCCCCCGCCATTCGGCATGACGTTCAACGCGAGGCAGACTTGGTCGAGGAGATTGTTCGAATTGTCGGCTATGACAACGTGCCGACGGTGTTGCCGTATGTTCCAAGTGTTGCTTCCAAACCTGCGCCTGAGGACCAACTCGCCGCGATTCTCCGCGATGTGTGCGTAGAACATGGCTTGGCCGAGGTGATGAACTATAGTTTCCTTTCCGCGGAGGCCATTCGGCGTGCCGGTTTCGATCCGGATGTAGCAGTCCCACTCTGCAATCCACTTTCTGCCGAATATGCCTTGCTTCGGCCAAGCCTCGTTCCCGGCCTTTTGGAAACTGTGTTGTTCAACCAGAACCACCAAGCCCCGGATGTTCATCTGTTTGAAATAGGAAAGGTATTCCACCGCGACGCAACGAGCGAAACGGGCTTCACCGAGCACTGGCAATTCGCTGCAGTCTTGTCGGGAAGCAAAATGGCGCGCTCTTGGCGGTCTGGGCCTCGGCCGGCTGATTTCTTTGATGGGAAGTCGCTCGCGGTGGCAATTTTGAGTCGCCTGTGCGTTGACGACGTCGAAGCGCAGCCCCTGACTGATAGTCCTTACCTGCATGCCGGGAAGTCGGCGGTGCTTTCACGCAACGGTACGCCGTTGCTAATCGTTGGCCAACTTCACCCACGGATTCGGGTCGCTTGGGAACTGAAACGTGAGCCCATCTTCGTAATTGCTGATTTCGAGCCCTTGCTTACCTTCCTGGAAAACGTGCCCAAATTTCGGGATATTCCAGCGTTCCCTCTAGTGGCTCGCGATCTTGCGCTGGTCGCCGACCGCGACGTGCCCGCGTCTGCTATTGAGGAGACAATTCGCAAGCGGGCAAAGTCCCTCCTCGCCTCGTGCCTCCTGTTCGACGTCTACGAAGGCGAACGAATCCCAGCGGGGAAACGTAGTCTTGCCTATCAGTTGCGGTTCTCAGCGCCCGATCGTACCCTTACCGACGAAGAAGTGAATCAGCTTGTCCAAAAGATCGTGAGTGATCTCAAAGCAAAGCTTGGTGTAGAACTCCGTACCTGA
- a CDS encoding Translation initiation factor 3, with protein sequence MGVVPLQEALRLAREAELDLVEVAPDAKPPVCKIVDYRKVLYEQKKRARESRKRQKVIEVKEVKMRPSIDQHDYETKVKHIREFLEEGQKVKVTFFYRGRERAFQDRAKALLDKLAADLQDIGMLENEIRTQGTLNGAIFTKKR encoded by the coding sequence GTGGGCGTGGTACCGCTCCAAGAAGCGCTTCGTCTCGCTCGGGAGGCAGAGCTGGACCTTGTAGAAGTCGCGCCAGACGCGAAACCCCCGGTCTGTAAGATCGTGGATTATCGCAAGGTGCTCTACGAGCAGAAAAAGCGAGCACGTGAATCGCGGAAACGCCAAAAGGTCATCGAGGTCAAGGAAGTGAAAATGCGCCCCTCGATCGATCAGCACGACTATGAGACCAAAGTGAAACACATCCGCGAATTCCTGGAAGAGGGGCAAAAAGTAAAGGTCACCTTCTTCTACCGGGGTCGGGAGCGAGCGTTTCAGGATCGCGCAAAAGCCTTGTTGGATAAGCTGGCTGCAGATCTGCAGGACATCGGGATGTTGGAGAATGAAATCCGGACACAGGGAACACTGAACGGCGCAATCTTCACCAAGAAGCGGTAG
- a CDS encoding LSU ribosomal protein L35p, whose protein sequence is MPKLKTKQSAAKRFKVTATGKIKRKKAYLSHILTSKTRKRKRKLRHATFVSAADKRNVKKLIPYK, encoded by the coding sequence ATGCCAAAGCTGAAAACAAAGCAGAGTGCGGCAAAACGTTTTAAAGTCACGGCGACAGGCAAGATCAAACGCAAGAAGGCTTACCTGAGCCACATTCTGACGTCAAAGACGCGTAAGCGGAAACGGAAACTGCGCCACGCGACGTTCGTCTCGGCGGCGGATAAGCGTAACGTCAAGAAGCTTATCCCCTACAAGTGA
- a CDS encoding LSU ribosomal protein L20p: MPRATNNPASRRRRKKILKRAEGYYSGRRKLFQNAKETVKRALRYAYRDRRQRKRDFRKLWIARINAAVRAEELPYSRFMEGLRAAGVEVNRKMLADLAVKDPAAFSEYVKVAREALAAKASA; encoded by the coding sequence ATGCCAAGAGCAACCAACAATCCAGCGTCCCGACGACGCCGGAAAAAGATTCTGAAACGGGCGGAAGGCTACTACAGTGGCCGGCGTAAGCTTTTTCAGAATGCTAAGGAAACCGTTAAGCGCGCACTACGGTACGCTTATCGCGATCGCCGGCAGCGCAAGCGCGACTTCCGCAAACTCTGGATCGCCCGCATCAATGCCGCAGTTCGTGCAGAGGAACTGCCGTACAGCCGCTTCATGGAAGGGCTCCGGGCGGCAGGCGTTGAGGTGAATCGAAAGATGCTTGCCGACCTGGCAGTGAAAGATCCTGCTGCGTTCTCGGAATACGTGAAGGTAGCCCGCGAGGCGCTCGCTGCAAAGGCATCCGCCTAA
- a CDS encoding Leucyl-tRNA synthetase produces MSEKQDVVTNEGVYPHKEVEARWQKVWEERKPFRTPEQPGADKYYVLEMFPYPSGRLHMGHCRVYTIGDALARFLRMRGKKVLHPMGFDAFGLPAENAAIKHQIHPAVWTERCIADMKDQFRLMGYSLDWDREVITCRPEYYRWNQWFFLKFFERGLAYRKAAAINWCETCQTVLANEQVEQGCCWRCHNPVTVRNLEQWWLRITDYAEQLLADLDALEDWPESVKIMQRNWIGRSEGALVKFKLLPADTPLRAGDKCPLSPDQLAALPDIEIFTTRPDTLFGVTFMVFAPEHPRVAELVAELEALPAEKRDPELANIGARVREFVDRTVVEDRFLRTAADREKEGIFLGRYAVNQLNGDVVPIFIANFVLMEYGTGTIMAVPAHDQRDFEFARKYGVPIKMVIAPPDRAGDPSALDGSQLQAAYVEPGIMVHSAQFDGLDSEIAKAKIVEFLEERGYGKRCVQYKLRDWLISRQRFWGTPIPIVYCDRCGIVPVPEDQLPVVLPENAKFTGVGNPLASVPEFVNTSCPKCSGPARRETDTMDTFVDSSWYFLRYCDPQNSSAPFDIEQASKWMPVDQYIGGIEHAILHLLYSRFFVKALRDLGLVRVSEPFTRLLTQGMVTNTYIDKQTGKLAVDEHGRPKYAKMSKSLGNGVDPLEIVDKFGADTARLFILFAAPAEKELEWSDRGVEGCYRFLNRVWRLVLSNLDACAEANRLNGKCSPTTRAERELNYAIHWAIQRVQTEIEERHHFNTAIAAAMELQNALQAAASNPEVSRALLGFGLRMLILLLFPFAPHITSELWERAGFGSDLDSEPFPTYDPAALVRDEVEIVLQHNGKIRSRLTISASATEEDVRKAALADEKIRSSLAGREPKKVIYVPGKLVNVVG; encoded by the coding sequence ATGTCCGAAAAGCAAGACGTTGTGACGAACGAAGGCGTGTATCCTCACAAAGAAGTCGAGGCGCGTTGGCAGAAGGTCTGGGAAGAACGAAAACCTTTCCGCACACCTGAGCAGCCGGGGGCAGACAAGTACTACGTTCTGGAAATGTTTCCCTATCCGTCCGGCCGGCTGCACATGGGGCACTGCCGCGTCTACACCATCGGTGACGCTTTAGCGCGTTTCCTGCGCATGCGTGGGAAGAAAGTCTTGCATCCCATGGGATTTGACGCATTCGGCCTGCCGGCTGAAAATGCGGCCATCAAACATCAGATCCATCCTGCTGTCTGGACCGAGCGATGCATTGCCGACATGAAGGATCAATTCCGCCTCATGGGCTACAGCTTGGATTGGGATCGCGAAGTGATCACATGCCGGCCCGAGTATTATCGTTGGAATCAGTGGTTCTTCCTGAAATTTTTTGAGCGGGGCCTAGCCTACCGCAAAGCCGCAGCCATCAACTGGTGCGAGACTTGTCAGACAGTGCTCGCCAACGAGCAGGTGGAACAGGGGTGCTGTTGGCGTTGCCACAATCCGGTCACGGTTCGTAACCTTGAGCAATGGTGGCTTCGCATTACGGACTATGCCGAACAATTGCTCGCCGATCTCGATGCGCTCGAAGATTGGCCTGAGAGCGTAAAAATCATGCAGCGCAACTGGATTGGACGCAGCGAAGGCGCTTTGGTGAAGTTCAAGCTCTTGCCCGCGGATACCCCTCTACGTGCTGGCGACAAGTGTCCGCTCTCGCCCGATCAGCTTGCGGCACTTCCCGACATCGAGATCTTTACGACTCGCCCAGACACGCTGTTCGGGGTCACTTTCATGGTGTTTGCTCCGGAACATCCGCGAGTTGCTGAACTTGTCGCCGAGCTGGAGGCGCTGCCTGCTGAGAAGCGTGATCCCGAATTAGCTAATATCGGGGCAAGAGTCCGCGAGTTCGTCGATCGGACCGTGGTGGAAGATCGTTTCCTGCGTACTGCCGCGGACCGCGAAAAGGAGGGCATTTTCCTTGGGCGCTACGCCGTTAATCAGCTTAATGGCGATGTCGTACCAATCTTCATCGCGAATTTTGTGCTCATGGAGTACGGCACGGGTACCATCATGGCAGTGCCGGCTCATGACCAACGAGACTTTGAGTTTGCCCGCAAATACGGCGTGCCGATCAAAATGGTCATCGCGCCGCCGGATCGCGCGGGCGATCCCTCGGCTCTCGATGGTTCGCAACTCCAAGCAGCGTATGTCGAGCCGGGGATCATGGTGCACAGCGCACAGTTTGATGGCCTCGACAGTGAGATAGCAAAAGCGAAGATTGTCGAGTTTCTCGAAGAGCGTGGCTACGGCAAGCGTTGCGTCCAGTACAAGTTGCGCGACTGGCTGATCTCGCGGCAGCGATTCTGGGGCACGCCTATCCCCATTGTTTACTGCGATCGATGTGGGATCGTCCCAGTGCCGGAAGACCAATTGCCGGTGGTGCTGCCCGAGAATGCAAAGTTCACGGGTGTCGGCAACCCGCTGGCCTCAGTGCCGGAGTTTGTGAATACTTCGTGCCCGAAGTGCAGTGGTCCTGCCCGCCGAGAAACCGATACGATGGACACCTTTGTCGACTCATCGTGGTACTTCTTGCGGTATTGCGATCCCCAAAATTCTTCAGCCCCATTTGACATTGAGCAGGCCTCAAAATGGATGCCCGTGGACCAATACATCGGTGGCATTGAGCACGCAATTCTTCACCTCCTGTACTCACGGTTCTTCGTCAAAGCCTTGCGGGATCTTGGTCTTGTGCGGGTGAGCGAACCTTTCACGCGCTTACTAACTCAGGGGATGGTGACGAATACCTACATCGACAAGCAGACGGGCAAGCTTGCCGTGGACGAGCATGGCCGCCCGAAGTATGCGAAGATGTCGAAATCGCTCGGCAACGGTGTGGATCCGCTCGAAATCGTAGATAAGTTTGGTGCTGATACAGCCCGCCTCTTTATCCTCTTTGCCGCTCCTGCCGAAAAAGAACTCGAGTGGAGCGACCGCGGCGTCGAAGGTTGTTACCGATTCCTGAACAGGGTGTGGCGCCTCGTCTTATCGAACCTTGATGCCTGTGCTGAGGCGAACAGGCTCAATGGAAAATGCAGTCCGACGACCCGGGCCGAGCGCGAACTGAATTACGCCATTCACTGGGCGATCCAGCGGGTTCAGACTGAGATCGAAGAGCGGCACCACTTCAATACAGCCATCGCCGCAGCGATGGAGTTGCAGAACGCACTGCAAGCCGCCGCAAGCAACCCCGAGGTCAGCCGTGCCTTACTCGGCTTCGGTCTGCGCATGCTAATTTTGCTCCTTTTCCCATTTGCCCCCCATATTACCAGCGAGCTGTGGGAGCGCGCTGGGTTTGGTTCGGATCTGGATAGCGAGCCGTTCCCCACTTACGATCCGGCTGCTCTAGTGCGGGACGAAGTCGAAATTGTTCTCCAGCACAATGGAAAGATTCGCTCGCGTTTGACGATCTCAGCTTCAGCGACGGAAGAAGATGTGCGAAAAGCAGCGCTTGCGGATGAGAAGATTCGCTCGTCGCTTGCTGGTCGCGAACCGAAAAAGGTCATCTATGTGCCGGGCAAGCTGGTGAACGTGGTTGGGTAG